One genomic region from Egicoccus sp. AB-alg6-2 encodes:
- a CDS encoding TIGR03885 family FMN-dependent LLM class oxidoreductase — protein MVTVGFHASHEQLRPSDALAAVRHATAAGFQAAMCSDHLAPWSARQGESGFAWSWLGAALEATDVSFGVVSAPGQRYHPVIAAQAIATLGEMYPGRFWAALGSGENVNEHVTGDRWPDKPTRDARLLECVEVMRALLAGEEVTHDGLIRVDRARLWSLPEQMPALVGAAVSAQTAGIVGGWADGLITVNQPLDTLERVIGAFRDGGGDGKPVYVQVHVSWAPDEDTALAIAHDQWRSNVFSSELAWNLAFPEQFDAAAEHVTPDAVREPVLVSADLDQHVEWLSAIAALGVDGLYLHHVGQRQDEFVDAFAEHVLPHLTGNGMSTGAERNAS, from the coding sequence ATGGTCACCGTCGGTTTCCACGCATCGCACGAGCAACTCCGGCCCAGCGACGCCCTGGCCGCCGTTCGTCACGCCACGGCCGCCGGCTTCCAGGCCGCGATGTGCTCGGACCATCTCGCGCCCTGGAGCGCCCGACAGGGGGAGTCCGGCTTCGCGTGGTCGTGGCTCGGGGCGGCGCTCGAGGCGACCGACGTCTCGTTCGGCGTCGTCTCCGCCCCCGGCCAGCGCTACCACCCGGTCATCGCCGCACAGGCCATCGCGACGCTCGGCGAGATGTATCCCGGGCGGTTCTGGGCGGCCCTCGGTTCCGGCGAGAACGTCAACGAGCACGTGACCGGCGACCGCTGGCCCGACAAGCCGACGCGTGACGCGCGCCTGCTCGAGTGTGTCGAGGTGATGCGTGCACTGCTGGCGGGGGAGGAGGTCACCCACGACGGGCTGATCCGTGTCGACCGTGCCAGGTTGTGGAGCCTGCCCGAGCAGATGCCCGCTCTGGTCGGGGCCGCGGTCAGCGCGCAGACCGCCGGCATCGTCGGTGGCTGGGCGGACGGCCTCATCACGGTCAACCAGCCGCTGGACACGCTCGAGCGGGTCATCGGCGCCTTCCGCGACGGCGGGGGCGACGGGAAGCCGGTGTACGTCCAGGTGCATGTGTCCTGGGCACCGGACGAGGACACGGCGCTCGCCATCGCCCACGACCAGTGGCGCAGCAACGTCTTCTCGTCCGAGTTGGCGTGGAACCTCGCCTTTCCCGAGCAGTTCGACGCCGCGGCGGAGCACGTGACGCCAGACGCCGTCCGGGAACCGGTCCTGGTCTCGGCCGACCTCGACCAGCACGTGGAGTGGCTGTCGGCGATCGCCGCGCTGGGGGTCGACGGGCTCTATCTGCACCACGTCGGACAACGGCAGGACGAGTTCGTCGACGCCTTCGCCGAGCACGTGCTGCCACATCTGACGGGGAACGGGATGTCGACCGGCGCCGAGAGGAACGCGTCGTGA
- a CDS encoding alpha-amylase family protein, with amino-acid sequence MSTARTADLWWKNAVFYCLDAETFRDSDGDGAGDLVGLTERIDYLAGLGITCLWLMPFYPSPNRDDGYDITDYYGVDDRLGTLGDFVALVRTAKDRGLRVIIDLVINHTSDQHPWFRTARRSANSRFRDYYVWQDEPQDEPDAEVVFPDAEDSIWSWDEQAQQWYLHHFYGHQPDLNIASPAVREEMAKIAGFWLELGVDGFRVDAVPYLLETGGIDGELQLDPHSYLKDLRSFIARRRGDAVLLGEVNLPTDELVAYFGDEQADEIQMLFAFPLMQQLYLSLARQDARPLAAAVRELPEVSEQSQWAIFVRNHDELTLDKLSDDEREEVFAAFGPDESMQLFGRGLRRRLPPMLDGDQQRLRLVYSLMFSLPGSPVLFYGEEIGMGENLDIEGRLSVRTPMQWTDGKNAGFSDARPSRLRRPVTEGQFGPLAVNVSDQERDPDSLLNWMQRLIRRRRETPEFGWGAWQLLDTGDDAVLGHQCDWEGRRVLALHNLSSSPRELRVAVPDTGASEVVDLLGSDGKALELENGRLELKLEGYGYRWLRVRPSTA; translated from the coding sequence GTGAGTACCGCCCGCACCGCCGACCTGTGGTGGAAGAACGCCGTCTTCTACTGCCTCGACGCCGAGACCTTCCGTGACAGCGACGGCGACGGCGCCGGTGACCTGGTCGGTCTGACCGAACGGATCGACTACCTCGCCGGCCTCGGGATCACGTGCCTGTGGCTGATGCCGTTCTATCCCTCGCCCAACCGCGACGACGGCTACGACATCACCGACTACTACGGCGTCGACGACCGACTCGGAACCCTCGGCGACTTCGTCGCGCTGGTCCGCACGGCGAAGGACCGTGGGCTCCGCGTCATCATCGACCTGGTCATCAACCACACCTCGGACCAGCATCCGTGGTTCCGGACGGCGCGTCGCAGCGCCAACTCGAGGTTCCGCGACTACTACGTGTGGCAGGACGAGCCGCAGGACGAACCCGACGCCGAGGTGGTGTTCCCCGACGCCGAGGACAGCATCTGGTCGTGGGACGAACAGGCGCAGCAGTGGTATCTGCACCACTTCTACGGCCATCAGCCCGACCTCAACATCGCCAGCCCCGCCGTGCGCGAGGAGATGGCCAAGATCGCCGGGTTCTGGCTCGAGCTCGGCGTCGACGGCTTCCGCGTCGACGCGGTGCCCTACCTGCTCGAGACGGGCGGCATCGACGGTGAGCTGCAACTCGACCCGCACTCCTACCTCAAGGACCTGCGCTCGTTCATCGCGCGGCGACGCGGTGACGCGGTGCTGCTCGGCGAGGTGAACCTGCCAACGGACGAACTCGTGGCGTACTTCGGCGACGAGCAGGCCGACGAGATCCAGATGCTGTTCGCGTTCCCGCTGATGCAGCAGCTCTACCTGTCCCTCGCCCGGCAGGACGCCCGTCCGCTCGCCGCGGCCGTGCGCGAACTCCCCGAGGTCTCCGAGCAGAGCCAGTGGGCGATCTTCGTGCGCAACCACGACGAGCTCACCCTCGACAAGCTCAGCGACGACGAACGCGAGGAGGTGTTCGCCGCGTTCGGCCCCGACGAGTCGATGCAGCTGTTCGGTCGTGGGCTGCGCCGACGGCTGCCGCCGATGCTCGACGGCGACCAGCAACGCCTGCGGCTCGTGTACAGCCTGATGTTCTCGTTGCCGGGCAGCCCCGTGCTGTTCTACGGCGAGGAGATCGGCATGGGGGAGAACCTCGACATCGAGGGACGACTCAGCGTCCGCACCCCGATGCAGTGGACCGATGGAAAGAATGCCGGCTTTTCCGACGCCCGCCCGTCGCGCCTGCGGCGGCCCGTCACCGAAGGGCAGTTCGGTCCGCTGGCGGTCAACGTCAGCGACCAGGAACGGGACCCGGACTCGCTGCTGAACTGGATGCAGCGCCTGATCCGTCGCCGCCGCGAGACGCCCGAGTTCGGTTGGGGCGCCTGGCAGCTGCTGGACACCGGTGACGACGCGGTGCTCGGCCACCAGTGCGACTGGGAGGGGCGGCGCGTTCTCGCCCTGCACAACCTGTCCTCGTCGCCTCGGGAGCTGCGCGTCGCGGTTCCCGACACCGGGGCCTCGGAGGTGGTCGACCTGCTCGGCAGTGACGGCAAGGCGCTCGAGCTCGAGAACGGACGACTCGAGTTGAAACTGGAGGGCTACGGCTACCGCTGGCTGCGGGTCCGGCCGTCGACGGCCTGA
- a CDS encoding ATP-binding protein has translation MHGEARDLSEVGEQWLSALARVSPDLLCAIDRDGSFRAVNPAWHRLLGWSAEDLVGRPFGDFLSESDRRRTWSLWESDVLAGRTVGDFENRWPTRDGGHRFISWSAALDAETGLVFCSGRDITGRVETFVRVAHDARLLSAAEQAAGIGVWEWEVAHDSAYLSDGLHQIFGTDPSEPFSFAQLLEMAVPEDREALERDVGDALAHGTSFSTEYRLRRPDGREVVVWERGESVVDEGRTVRMFGTVKDITAQRATEAELRRAAALEQEAAERLRGLDELKNAFLSAVSHELRTPLAVVQGMANTLQRLRGRLPTGRRDQIEDALADHAERMQRLLDDLLDVDRLARGTLYAEPEYVDAVDVVRRAIASSDHRALVSLDAPEHLQVCADPVQLDRILVNLLTNAAKYAPGAEVSVSVERFGAEGCRLEVSDSGPGVAADDLNQLVQPFYRADDQHPSPGTGVGLALVAEFAQLHGGRAWVEHNVPSGLRVVVELAGIGIGGDGHAHLTPSG, from the coding sequence ATGCACGGCGAGGCACGTGACCTCTCGGAGGTCGGTGAGCAGTGGCTGAGCGCGCTCGCGCGGGTCTCGCCGGACCTTCTCTGCGCCATCGACCGGGACGGCTCCTTCCGCGCGGTCAACCCGGCCTGGCACCGGCTGCTGGGCTGGTCGGCCGAGGACCTCGTGGGTCGCCCCTTCGGCGACTTCCTGAGCGAGAGCGACCGCCGTCGCACCTGGAGCCTGTGGGAGTCGGACGTGTTGGCCGGCCGCACCGTCGGTGACTTCGAGAACCGGTGGCCGACCCGCGACGGCGGGCACCGGTTCATCAGCTGGTCGGCCGCACTCGACGCGGAAACCGGACTGGTGTTCTGCAGCGGGCGTGACATCACCGGCCGGGTCGAGACCTTCGTCCGTGTCGCCCACGACGCCCGGCTGCTGTCCGCGGCCGAACAGGCGGCCGGCATCGGGGTGTGGGAGTGGGAGGTCGCGCACGACAGCGCCTATCTCTCCGACGGGCTCCACCAGATCTTCGGCACCGACCCGTCCGAGCCGTTCAGCTTCGCGCAGCTGCTGGAGATGGCGGTGCCCGAGGACCGCGAGGCGCTCGAACGTGACGTCGGCGACGCGCTCGCGCACGGCACCTCGTTCAGCACCGAGTACCGGCTGCGGCGCCCGGACGGTCGCGAGGTCGTGGTGTGGGAGCGGGGCGAGTCGGTCGTCGACGAGGGCCGCACCGTGCGCATGTTCGGCACCGTCAAGGACATCACGGCACAGCGTGCGACCGAAGCCGAGCTGCGCCGGGCCGCGGCGTTGGAGCAGGAGGCCGCCGAACGCCTGCGGGGCCTCGACGAGCTCAAGAACGCCTTCCTCAGCGCGGTCTCGCACGAGCTGCGCACCCCACTCGCGGTGGTCCAGGGGATGGCCAACACCCTGCAGCGCCTGCGCGGTCGACTGCCGACGGGCCGGCGGGACCAGATCGAGGACGCGCTCGCCGACCACGCGGAGCGGATGCAGCGCCTGCTCGACGACCTGCTCGACGTGGACCGTCTGGCGCGTGGCACCCTGTACGCGGAGCCGGAGTACGTCGACGCCGTCGACGTGGTCCGGCGCGCCATCGCCTCGTCCGACCATCGTGCGCTGGTCTCGCTCGACGCGCCGGAGCACCTGCAGGTGTGCGCCGACCCCGTCCAGCTCGACCGCATCCTGGTGAACCTGCTGACCAACGCCGCCAAGTACGCGCCCGGGGCGGAGGTGTCGGTGTCGGTCGAGCGTTTCGGCGCCGAGGGCTGCCGCCTGGAGGTGTCGGACAGCGGGCCCGGGGTCGCCGCCGACGACCTGAACCAGCTCGTCCAACCGTTCTACCGCGCTGACGACCAGCACCCGAGTCCCGGCACCGGCGTCGGGCTGGCACTGGTCGCCGAGTTCGCGCAACTGCACGGCGGACGCGCCTGGGTCGAGCACAACGTGCCGAGCGGCCTGCGCGTCGTCGTCGAACTGGCCGGCATCGGCATCGGCGGCGACGGGCATGCCCACCTCACGCCGAGCGGCTGA
- a CDS encoding right-handed parallel beta-helix repeat-containing protein: protein MHTTMPGRRLRASLAVLVTAAMTLTGLSAVAMADTHADVLNASTMEPGVLTSNVQVGRFTVTATESSPVEVDGNNKTGGGMSFTQRLKLNGGGSATARSVRFSTDGEATVRVYALSSSSSADRALALFRTDGTELARVPAYGAPNDIPEAMLIVPEAGDYYVASPSSGVNIYYLELEGGPPPQRPAWNDVADPTITDVTTSAGDIVVAYDGVVGFTGADLATATLFDTDGQVVDTNISGTPGDAGSIALTPAASGNYEVQVTLSRTDEETEKSSERVAAPSFTLPLATAEIHTALTTAISDGRATVSLAWTSVPEAEGYRVDHREAGTTDWTAGPSVTDAEADVADLSPGTTYEFQVTAHRGDDTTTSAPHEVTVADTVERWLTAHAGISSHGSVTELDDGALLFDTRENNGKIADSEDGFLYHYTRIDPETENFTLSATFEVIDASNKDNQSGFGVIAVDTFVPGDRSARYFNNAGAMTAKHARTTDGSVSYRYGIPGLKIVTGYTDRPDVSTPDRDMTRSVPFDWNYREDMVEGSNANPPKFRDGDVYEYTLRKSNTGFHALWSHDGVTEELIDYDPDLLLQQDGDDYYVGVFVARKIVVEVRDIEFTTIHPDDDDAPLERPTTYIEPTLTSDVTRTTPHDTLDIPFVSNVRGEVTLRDGAGEVVGTAPVTPGERVSLTAALEDGANEFVAELAPAPREEQPQLGAYEDLSSYDVHTTDLTITVARFGQPGQAIHVAPDGNADGDGTPRRPLDLHTAIGFAQPGQQVVLRSGTYRPTRAITIDRGNDGTVDAPITLMSEPDGRATLDLSDSSSGGIRLRGDHWHLYDLEITGSRGYQKPLLVSGHHNVVERIESHHNGDTGVQISGNENEPYELWPSHNLVLSSVAHNNADPLANDADGFAAKLTVGDGNVFRYCIAHHNIDDGWDLYAKSTTGVIGNVVVEHSVAYRNGWLEDDESLLGEGNGFKLGGENMPGQHVLRNSVAFDNLAKGITSNSGPDVRVVDVTAYRNGLVLPAASGMNLQLTTSAAQTDYRATGVLSYVASQADQVNLRGQDDDITTDPSNFLTYAGSGSRDASRNSEGVRVADDWFASLDTEVVRPEIAADGSIEMHGLLELTDQAPETTGARLAANPNPTSITLFPPVGTAQPGPPAHVPGPPPHQPGPPAHTPGPRVR, encoded by the coding sequence ATGCACACCACCATGCCCGGGAGACGCCTCAGAGCGTCGCTGGCGGTGCTCGTCACCGCGGCGATGACGCTGACCGGCCTCAGTGCCGTCGCGATGGCCGACACGCACGCAGACGTACTGAACGCGTCGACGATGGAGCCCGGCGTCCTCACCAGCAACGTCCAGGTCGGTCGATTCACCGTCACGGCCACCGAGAGCAGCCCCGTCGAGGTCGACGGAAACAACAAGACCGGTGGCGGCATGTCCTTCACCCAGCGGTTGAAGCTCAACGGCGGCGGGAGCGCGACGGCCCGTTCGGTGCGGTTCAGCACCGACGGCGAGGCGACGGTCCGGGTGTACGCCCTCAGCAGCAGTTCGAGCGCCGACCGCGCCCTGGCGCTGTTCCGCACCGACGGCACCGAGCTCGCCCGCGTCCCCGCCTACGGCGCCCCCAACGACATCCCCGAGGCGATGCTGATCGTCCCGGAGGCGGGTGACTACTACGTCGCCTCGCCATCCTCCGGCGTGAACATCTACTACCTCGAACTCGAGGGCGGTCCCCCACCGCAACGCCCCGCCTGGAACGACGTGGCCGACCCGACCATCACCGACGTGACCACGTCCGCCGGCGACATCGTCGTCGCCTACGACGGCGTCGTCGGTTTCACCGGTGCCGACCTCGCGACCGCGACCCTGTTCGACACCGATGGACAGGTGGTCGACACCAACATCTCCGGCACGCCTGGTGACGCCGGCAGCATCGCCCTGACCCCGGCCGCCTCCGGGAACTACGAGGTCCAGGTCACGTTGTCGCGTACCGACGAGGAGACGGAGAAGTCCTCCGAGCGCGTCGCCGCACCGTCGTTCACGCTGCCGCTGGCCACCGCCGAGATCCACACCGCACTCACCACCGCCATCAGCGACGGGCGCGCCACCGTCAGCCTGGCGTGGACCTCGGTCCCCGAGGCCGAGGGCTACCGGGTCGACCACCGCGAGGCCGGCACGACCGACTGGACCGCCGGCCCGAGCGTCACCGACGCCGAGGCCGACGTCGCCGACCTCAGCCCCGGCACCACGTACGAGTTCCAGGTGACCGCCCACCGCGGTGACGACACGACCACCTCGGCGCCTCACGAGGTCACGGTCGCCGACACCGTCGAGCGATGGCTGACCGCCCACGCCGGCATCAGCAGCCACGGCTCGGTGACCGAACTCGACGACGGCGCCCTGCTGTTCGACACGCGGGAGAACAACGGCAAGATCGCCGACTCCGAGGACGGCTTCCTCTACCACTACACGCGGATCGATCCCGAGACGGAGAACTTCACGCTCTCGGCCACCTTCGAGGTGATCGATGCCAGCAACAAGGACAACCAGTCCGGCTTCGGCGTGATCGCGGTCGACACCTTCGTCCCCGGCGACCGCTCGGCCCGTTACTTCAACAACGCCGGGGCGATGACGGCCAAGCATGCACGGACGACCGACGGTTCGGTCTCCTACCGCTACGGGATCCCGGGCCTGAAGATCGTCACCGGCTACACCGACCGCCCCGACGTCTCCACACCCGACCGCGACATGACGCGCTCGGTGCCCTTCGACTGGAACTACCGGGAGGACATGGTCGAGGGATCCAACGCCAACCCGCCGAAGTTCCGCGACGGCGATGTGTACGAGTACACGTTGCGCAAGTCCAACACCGGCTTCCACGCGCTCTGGAGCCACGACGGCGTGACCGAGGAACTCATCGACTACGACCCCGACCTGCTGCTGCAGCAGGACGGAGACGACTACTACGTCGGCGTGTTCGTCGCCCGCAAGATCGTGGTCGAGGTGCGCGACATCGAGTTCACCACGATCCACCCGGACGACGACGACGCCCCCCTGGAGCGGCCGACGACCTACATCGAGCCGACCCTGACCTCCGACGTCACCCGCACCACGCCGCACGACACGCTCGACATCCCGTTCGTGTCCAACGTCCGCGGCGAGGTCACGCTTCGGGACGGTGCCGGCGAGGTCGTCGGCACCGCCCCGGTGACCCCCGGCGAGCGGGTTTCCCTGACCGCAGCGTTGGAGGACGGCGCGAACGAGTTCGTCGCCGAACTCGCGCCGGCGCCGCGCGAGGAGCAGCCCCAACTCGGCGCGTACGAGGACCTGTCCTCCTACGACGTCCACACGACCGACCTCACCATCACGGTGGCCCGGTTCGGCCAGCCCGGTCAGGCGATCCATGTCGCTCCGGACGGGAATGCCGACGGCGACGGGACCCCGCGACGTCCGCTGGACCTGCACACGGCCATCGGTTTCGCCCAGCCCGGCCAGCAGGTCGTGCTGAGGTCAGGTACCTACCGGCCGACCCGGGCGATCACGATCGACCGCGGCAACGACGGCACCGTTGACGCGCCGATCACGCTGATGTCCGAACCCGACGGGCGCGCGACCCTCGACCTGTCCGACTCCTCCTCCGGCGGCATCCGGCTGCGCGGTGACCACTGGCACCTGTACGACCTCGAGATCACGGGGTCCCGCGGCTACCAGAAGCCGCTGCTCGTCTCGGGCCACCACAACGTGGTCGAGCGGATCGAGTCGCACCACAACGGTGACACGGGCGTGCAGATCTCGGGCAACGAGAACGAGCCCTACGAACTGTGGCCGTCGCACAACCTCGTGCTGTCCAGCGTGGCGCACAACAACGCCGACCCGCTGGCGAACGACGCCGACGGCTTCGCCGCCAAGCTCACCGTGGGCGACGGCAACGTGTTCCGCTACTGCATCGCGCACCACAACATCGACGACGGCTGGGACCTGTACGCCAAGTCGACCACGGGCGTGATCGGCAACGTGGTCGTGGAGCACTCGGTGGCGTACCGCAACGGCTGGCTCGAGGACGACGAGTCGCTCCTCGGCGAGGGCAACGGGTTCAAGCTCGGCGGCGAGAACATGCCGGGCCAGCACGTGCTGCGGAACTCGGTCGCGTTCGACAACCTCGCCAAGGGCATCACCTCCAACTCCGGCCCGGACGTGCGCGTCGTCGACGTGACCGCCTACCGGAACGGGCTGGTGCTGCCGGCGGCCAGCGGGATGAACCTGCAGCTGACCACCAGCGCCGCCCAGACCGACTACCGGGCCACCGGCGTGCTCTCGTACGTCGCCAGCCAGGCCGACCAGGTCAACCTGCGCGGCCAGGACGACGACATCACCACCGATCCGTCGAACTTCCTCACCTACGCCGGGTCGGGAAGCCGGGACGCCAGCCGCAACTCCGAGGGCGTCCGCGTGGCCGACGACTGGTTCGCCAGCCTCGACACCGAGGTGGTGCGTCCGGAGATCGCCGCGGACGGCAGCATCGAGATGCACGGTCTGCTCGAGCTGACCGACCAGGCGCCCGAGACCACCGGTGCCCGCCTGGCCGCCAACCCGAACCCGACCTCCATCACCCTGTTCCCGCCGGTCGGAACCGCGCAGCCGGGTCCACCGGCGCACGTGCCGGGTCCCCCGCCACACCAGCCCGGCCCTCCGGCGCACACGCCGGGACCTCGCGTCCGCTGA
- a CDS encoding NAD(P)-dependent oxidoreductase has protein sequence MNLTLLGATGRTGVPLVPDALARGHRLTCLVRDEGKAARLLPSDDRLRLVVGDATDASAVDAAIAGADAVLDASGPVRGGPKRLRAEVVSHVLPAMHRHGVRRLVFLTGAGVRLDGDVPGVADRAIRGLMSLVQRDILDDGQAAVAAITASDLDWTVVRVPRLVDAGGRGRVRTGGRVGDGSGTTLGRRDLARFLLDELEQGTWIRQAPVVSW, from the coding sequence ATGAACCTGACGTTGCTCGGAGCGACCGGTCGGACCGGTGTACCGCTCGTCCCCGACGCGCTGGCCCGCGGCCACCGCCTCACCTGTCTCGTGCGCGACGAGGGCAAGGCCGCCCGGCTGCTCCCGTCCGACGATCGCCTGCGCCTCGTCGTCGGCGATGCGACCGACGCGTCGGCCGTGGATGCCGCCATCGCCGGTGCGGACGCGGTCCTCGACGCCAGCGGCCCGGTGCGCGGCGGCCCAAAGCGGCTGCGCGCCGAGGTCGTCTCCCACGTGCTCCCGGCGATGCACCGCCACGGGGTGCGACGCCTGGTGTTTCTCACCGGGGCCGGGGTCCGCCTCGATGGCGACGTCCCGGGCGTCGCGGACCGCGCCATCCGCGGCCTGATGTCGCTGGTCCAGCGCGACATCCTCGACGACGGCCAGGCCGCGGTTGCGGCAATCACCGCATCGGACCTCGACTGGACCGTGGTGCGCGTCCCTCGGCTGGTGGACGCGGGTGGGCGCGGACGTGTGCGCACGGGCGGCCGTGTCGGTGACGGCTCGGGCACCACCCTCGGACGCCGCGATCTCGCGCGGTTCCTCCTCGATGAGCTCGAGCAGGGCACCTGGATCCGGCAGGCACCGGTGGTCAGCTGGTAG
- a CDS encoding MarR family winged helix-turn-helix transcriptional regulator, whose amino-acid sequence MPTPSSNELPPGRLAAALLEASQWFDEALLARLEQEGGPVLSPNRSRAFLAMSSGPLRVIELARQLDISRQAAHKLLDGLERDALVERWTDERDRRAQLVTLTDRGRDVARRAARILGELEAELRGRIGPGHVDALRRALAVDWGRSPR is encoded by the coding sequence GTGCCGACACCATCGAGCAACGAACTCCCGCCCGGCCGGCTCGCGGCGGCGTTGCTCGAGGCGAGCCAGTGGTTCGACGAGGCGCTGCTGGCCCGCCTGGAGCAGGAAGGGGGCCCGGTGCTGTCACCGAACCGGTCGCGCGCGTTCCTCGCGATGTCCTCCGGGCCGCTGCGCGTCATCGAGCTCGCCCGCCAGCTCGACATCTCCCGACAGGCCGCGCACAAGCTCCTGGACGGCCTCGAACGGGACGCGCTCGTGGAGCGGTGGACCGACGAGCGCGACCGACGGGCGCAGTTGGTCACGCTGACCGACCGGGGCCGCGACGTCGCGCGCCGGGCCGCCCGGATCCTGGGTGAGCTCGAAGCGGAGTTGCGCGGCCGGATCGGGCCTGGCCACGTCGACGCGTTGCGCCGGGCCCTGGCCGTGGACTGGGGGCGGAGCCCGCGGTGA
- a CDS encoding YeeE/YedE family protein — MEDVLAWYVAGPVFGLLVVALYAVSNQRLGVSGSYLHLGFALRGQPAEAWRLWFLAGLLAGAAAAAASRGQLAPSAYYGRLSEVVPAMLLPPVLVAGGLLIGYGARWAGGCTSGNGLAGCSTRSTGSLTATVTFFSTAVAVTWLVHWVTGGAL; from the coding sequence GTGGAAGATGTCCTTGCCTGGTACGTGGCCGGCCCGGTGTTCGGGCTGCTCGTCGTCGCCCTGTACGCGGTCTCCAACCAGCGTCTCGGTGTGTCGGGGTCGTACCTGCACCTCGGCTTCGCGCTTCGCGGCCAGCCGGCAGAAGCGTGGCGACTGTGGTTCCTGGCCGGGCTGCTGGCCGGTGCCGCGGCGGCTGCCGCGTCCCGGGGGCAGCTCGCGCCCAGCGCCTACTACGGGCGGCTGAGCGAGGTCGTCCCGGCGATGCTGCTGCCCCCGGTGCTGGTCGCCGGCGGGCTGCTGATCGGCTACGGCGCCCGTTGGGCCGGCGGCTGCACCTCCGGCAACGGGCTGGCGGGCTGCTCGACCCGCTCGACCGGGAGCCTGACGGCCACCGTGACCTTCTTCTCCACCGCCGTGGCCGTGACCTGGCTCGTGCACTGGGTGACGGGTGGTGCGTTGTGA
- a CDS encoding DUF6691 family protein has translation MKVAGALIGLVFGAALWLSGMADYDVIHRGLLFQEAHLYLMMVASIGTAAPLLWLLERRGWRTALGGALRIGREPPKAKHVEGGLTFGIGWAIAGTCPGAVAAMVAGGRLHGLWVMLGIGAGVMIRDRREKRSASAAPVDQVLTG, from the coding sequence GTGAAGGTTGCCGGGGCGCTGATCGGGTTGGTCTTCGGAGCCGCCCTGTGGCTCAGCGGCATGGCCGACTACGACGTCATCCACCGCGGCCTGCTGTTCCAGGAGGCGCACCTGTACCTGATGATGGTCGCGTCGATCGGGACCGCCGCCCCGCTGTTGTGGCTGCTCGAGCGTCGTGGTTGGCGCACGGCCCTCGGCGGCGCGCTGCGGATCGGTCGCGAGCCGCCCAAGGCCAAACACGTCGAGGGGGGCCTGACGTTCGGCATCGGCTGGGCGATCGCGGGCACCTGTCCGGGCGCGGTGGCCGCGATGGTCGCCGGCGGTCGTCTGCACGGCCTCTGGGTCATGCTCGGGATCGGGGCGGGCGTGATGATCCGGGACCGGCGTGAGAAGCGGTCCGCTTCTGCCGCTCCTGTCGACCAGGTGCTCACCGGGTAG